One genomic segment of Labeo rohita strain BAU-BD-2019 chromosome 14, IGBB_LRoh.1.0, whole genome shotgun sequence includes these proteins:
- the enpp6 gene encoding glycerophosphocholine cholinephosphodiesterase ENPP6, with protein MTRAALIVLTVFILLLSRCCDAKRKLLVFLIDGFRYDYMDDLQNLAGFREIVENGVKVDYLTPDFPSLSYPNYYSLMTGRHCEVHQMTGNYMWDKDSMKEFLIGTNPDSRLPMWWDGSEPLWVTMQKRGKRVYMYYWPGCEVTILGVKPTFCEEYVYNPSEKNLTDSMENALNMLKSNKADMAGIYYEKIDVEGHHFGPRSPEIQRAIQSLDRAFQTLNQKIKEKNMRDNINVVLFSDHGMTELKWMEKVIELDNYIDMSHIIKMMDRGPVVSLWPKQDKFEEIYQNLSTVNNMNVYKKQEIPDRFHYKNGRFVSTLTLVAQPGWFITENKAKLPFWKNGTEEAEGWQHGWHGYDNEFMDMRGFFLAQGPDFKKNFRAGPIRTVDVYNVLCKTLGIDPLPNNGSWSRVECMMRSSAGPVRAALIYSCLLPLLMLLLTR; from the exons ATGACTCGAGCCGCGTTGATCGTTCTCACCGTTTTTATTCTCCTTCTGTCCCGATGCTGCGACGCAAAACGCAAACTCCTGGTGTTTCTGATCGATGGCTTCCGTTATGATTACATGGATGATTTACAAAACTTGGCCGGATTTAGAGAGATCGTGGAAAACGGTGTGAAAGTGGATTACCTGACTCCAGATTTCCCCAGTCTGTCCTATCCAAACTATTACTCTCTAATGACAG GACGCCACTGCGAGGTACACCAGATGACTGGGAATTACATGTGGGATAAAGACAGCATGAAGGAGTTCCTGATTGGAACTAATCCTGACAGCCGTCTTCCCATGTGGTGGGACGGATCAGAACCGCTGTGGGTTACCATGCAGAAACGAGGCAAGAGAGTCTACATGTACTACTGGCCAG GCTGTGAAGTGACGATTCTTGGAGTCAAACCTACATTCTGTGAGGAATACGTGTACAATCCTTCAGAGAAGAACCTGACCGACTCCATGGAGAACGCTCTTAATATGTTAAA AAGCAATAAAGCAGACATGGCTGGTATTTATTATGAGAAGATTGATGTGGAAGGACATCACTTTGGGCCGCGCTCTCCGGAAATACAGCGCGCCATTCAGTCACTGGACCGGGCTTTCCAGACACTCAATCAGAAAATCAAG GAGAAGAATATGAGAGATAATATAAACGTGGTTCTGTTCTCTGATCACGGCATGACGGAGCTCAAGTGGATGGAGAAAGTCATTGAACTGGACAATTACATTGATATGTCACACATCATTAAAATGATGGACAGAGGCCCGGTGGTCAGTCTGTGGCCCAAACAGGACAAGTTTGAAGAG ATATATCAAAACCTGAGCACAGTGAACAACATGaatgtttataagaaacaagaGATCCCAGACCGCTTCCACTACAAGAACGGGAGGTTCGTCTCAACGCTGACGCTTGTTGCACAGCCTGGATGGTTTATTACAGAG AATAAAGCCAAACTGCCCTTCTGGAAAAACGGCACGGAGGAGGCGGAGGGCTGGCAACACGGATGGCACGGTTATGATAATGAGTTTATGGACATGAGGGGATTCTTTTTGGCACAGGGACCAG ACTTCAAGAAGAACTTCCGTGCTGGTCCCATCCGAACAGTAGATGTGTATAATGTTTTGTGCAAGACGCTGGGGATCGACCCCTTGCCCAATAACGGCTCGTGGTCTCGTGTGGAATGTATGATGAGGAGCTCGGCTGGTCCCGTACGAGCCGCTCTGATCTACAGCTGTCTGCTGCCGCTGCTAATGCTGCTGCTGACGCGCTAG